In Roseofilum capinflatum BLCC-M114, the DNA window CTAATTTTATATTCATCAATACTCAAATCTTTGTAAAATAATAATTTTGCTTTTTGCCTAGTGCAAAGCACTATACCCCTTTGTTCCTTGCAACCAATAAGTTTTCATCTTCCCCTTACCTTTCACCGAAATAATCCCCCGTTCTTCAAACTCAAACTGGTCTTGAAGACGCTCATAAAATTGCTCACTGACTTGAATTTTTCCCGGCATCCCCGAAGACTCCATCCGCGAAGCCACATTCACCGTATCTCCCCATAAATCATAGCTAAACTTACGCACGCCAATCACTCCCGCAACCACTGGCCCCGTATGAATACCAATGCGAATTTGTAAACATTCTCCATTGTCTAAACAAAATTGTTGCATACTCTCTTGCATTTCTAAGGCCATGGCTGCCATCGCTACTTGATGGTTACTTTGGGGAACCGGTAAGCCTCCGACCACCATATAAGCATCACCAATGGTTTTTATTTTTTCTAACCCATGTTTTTCGGCTAAATAATCAAAGCTAGAGAACAGTTCATTGAGCCAAGTGACCAAATGGATCGGAGCCATGCGAGAGGATAAAGACGTAAAGCCAACAATATCGGAAAATAAGATCGTCACCGATTCAAAATGTTCCGCGATCGCCTGGGTTTCCTGTTTTAGTTGTTTGGCGATCGCCTCCGGCAGAATATTCAACAACAGAGTCTCCGATTTTTCCTGCTCTCGACGTAAATCCGCCGTTCTCTCTTCCACCCGCAACTCCAATTCCTCATTACTTTTTTCCAGAGCAGTAAAAGACTCTTGAAGCTGATTAGCCATCTGATTAAACGATTGAGCTAAAATTTTTAACTCCGCGACTCCGGTAACTTCCACATTTTCCGCCAAACTCTCGTGAGTCCAGCGCGTCAGAGCCGCACTCGCTAACCGACGACTACCGTTGCTTAACTGCATAATCGGATCGGTGATCCATTTGGCTGTCACCCATCCAAAGCCGGTAGCGACAAATAGAGCCACGAAACAGAGGGCGATCGTTCGTTGCGTATTTTTATGGATTTGTCCCATAAAATCTGACTCTGGCACGATCACCACAATTAACCAATCTAAATTTTGTCCTTGGCTAAAGGGAACGACTTGCAAAAAATACCGCTCTCCATCGATCTTTAACTGTAAATTTTCTGCGGTTTCAATCTTTTCTAAATCAGTAAAACGATCGTACAAATATAGAGCAGTCTTTTGAATGACTGTATTCTCACTTTCAACGGCTGGCAAGCGCTCTACCGTCTCTGGTTTAATCACAAAGGGTAATTCTGACCCAGAAGTGGCCACAAAAAAACCAGATCGATCCATAATAAAGGTTTTGCCCGATTCCCCAATTTTAATCGCTTGTAAAAACGTGCGGATATGAGATAAAACAAAATCTACTCCCAAAACTCCCCACAATTCTCCAGACTCTTGAAACACCGGTTCAGCAAGGGTGATTTTCAATCGCGGTTCTTTAAAATCGGTATAAACATCACTCCAGGTTGCCTCCTGAGCATCGACTGCTTTTTTGTACCAAGGACGGACTCTTGGATCGTAAGGATTTCCTTTTTCTAAAAGTTGAGTGGGATTACCTTGACGATCGGTAGCATAACTATAAAAGTGAAACTGGGTTTCCTCTCCAGCTCTTCCGACTTGCCAAGTTTGATCGTTTTGAAACCCTAAACCGGTAAATTCTCCTTCGACTGTACCAAAATAAATCGCTGAAACTTCAATGGGAGAAAACAGATCTCTCTGTCGCCAAAAGGTACGAGTTAAACGGGAATAATCTTGGGTATCTAGTTGTCCTAATTCCAGGCTGTTGGTATTGACTTCAGCAATAATCCGAGGGGCTTCTAAATAATCATCCAAGTTTTGCTTAATTCTAGCGCTGGCTTCATCTCGAAGTTGTAGCGTCACTTCCCGCACCGCTTGTTGACCATTGCGTAAAGATAACCATCCCGTTAATCCAACAGCTCCTACAATTTGCACAATAAAGGGAATGACTAAGAGTAATCTGAGGGGAATATCTTGAGAGAGATTAAGAGACCCAGAAGTACCACGGTTAGATTTTGTTTGACCATTGAATGAAGGTTGATTTAAGGGTTCATTGTTTTCACTCTCTCTCATATGTTTATCCTTGGGGTTGAGATGGGTCTCTACCATAGATTGTGACAAGTGCTAACTATTTTAAGTATGATGAACCCTTAATGTCACTATCTAGCAATTATTTTGAGTTGTTTAGCTCTTATTATAACGCTTTCTATCAGGAGAGTTTATCTGAGGTAGCGTTCCTCATAAAACAAGCAAGGCGCTGTATATTATCCGTATAAAATAAAACAAACAGTATTTTATGGTACAATACACGCCCAAATTCATGGGGAATGACTTCTAGCGATCGCCCGACAATGGGGACTGATTACCCAAAACACGACCTGCGACTGTGGTCAACTGATGCTGTTTTGACCTAAGATTTAGATATAGTCTTGACATCATGAGCCTAAAAAAGATTCATATCCTCTAATGTATTCCTTGCCCCATAGTTACAATACTTTACAAGATATCGTTATTCTAATTGTAGATGATAATCCTACAAACTTAAAAGTATTGTCAGATGCTCTTCAAGATTTAGGATGGGAAATTTTAGTCGCAGTTGATGGAGAAAGTGCCATTGAACAAGTTGAATATGCCAAACCCGACTTAATTCTTTTAGATGTGATGATGCCTGGGATTGATGGATTTGAAACCTGTCGTCGTCTCAAGTCTTCTCCTTCGACTCAAGATATTCCCATTATTTTTACGACTGCATTGGGAGAAATTGAGGATAAAATGCGGGGTTTTGCTCTTGGTGCAGTTGATTATATTACGAAGCCCTTTCGTCAAGAAGAAGTATTAGCTCGAATTAATGTCCATCTCCAAATGCGATTGTTGACTCAGAACTTAGAAAAACAGAATCAGCAGCTTCATCATGAAATTGAAGAAAGGCAGTTGGTAGAAGCTGCCTTGAAAGAAATGACAGAAGAATTAGAAAAAAGAGTTAAATC includes these proteins:
- a CDS encoding adenylate/guanylate cyclase domain-containing protein; protein product: MRESENNEPLNQPSFNGQTKSNRGTSGSLNLSQDIPLRLLLVIPFIVQIVGAVGLTGWLSLRNGQQAVREVTLQLRDEASARIKQNLDDYLEAPRIIAEVNTNSLELGQLDTQDYSRLTRTFWRQRDLFSPIEVSAIYFGTVEGEFTGLGFQNDQTWQVGRAGEETQFHFYSYATDRQGNPTQLLEKGNPYDPRVRPWYKKAVDAQEATWSDVYTDFKEPRLKITLAEPVFQESGELWGVLGVDFVLSHIRTFLQAIKIGESGKTFIMDRSGFFVATSGSELPFVIKPETVERLPAVESENTVIQKTALYLYDRFTDLEKIETAENLQLKIDGERYFLQVVPFSQGQNLDWLIVVIVPESDFMGQIHKNTQRTIALCFVALFVATGFGWVTAKWITDPIMQLSNGSRRLASAALTRWTHESLAENVEVTGVAELKILAQSFNQMANQLQESFTALEKSNEELELRVEERTADLRREQEKSETLLLNILPEAIAKQLKQETQAIAEHFESVTILFSDIVGFTSLSSRMAPIHLVTWLNELFSSFDYLAEKHGLEKIKTIGDAYMVVGGLPVPQSNHQVAMAAMALEMQESMQQFCLDNGECLQIRIGIHTGPVVAGVIGVRKFSYDLWGDTVNVASRMESSGMPGKIQVSEQFYERLQDQFEFEERGIISVKGKGKMKTYWLQGTKGYSALH